A single genomic interval of Penicillium psychrofluorescens genome assembly, chromosome: 2 harbors:
- a CDS encoding uncharacterized protein (ID:PFLUO_002760-T1.cds;~source:funannotate): MSSAAISAADLQSFSEYLKGCKRILALLGAGLSASSGLPTFRGAGGLWRSYDATSLATPGAFNANPGLVWQFYSYRRHMALKAEPNRAHYALAELSRRNKDFITLSQNVDGLSQRAHHPPEQLHLLHGSLFDIKCTSFYCNYSRDNDFTDPIVPALAIPSQTAHPDPSTIDKTGAEASQSLQNALSQSRAGHEVDISDQRNPIPDLAPADLPQCPKCKNGLLRPGVVWFGESLPADTLRAVDNWMEAGPPVDLMLVIGTSSRVWPAAGYVDEARDKGARVAVINMDPDDLPGRGLDHGDWFFQGDAGVIVPEILKSVIGEI, translated from the exons ATGTCTTCAGCAGCTatctccgccgccgatctTCAGTCCTTCTCCGAGTACTTGAAAGGCTGCAAACGcattctcgcccttctcggaGCTGGATTGTCCGCGTCGTCCGGCCTGCCCACCTTCCGAGGCGCAGGCGGCCTCTGGCGCTCCTACGATGCCACCTCGCTTGCGACACCGGGCGCTTTTAATGCCAACCCGGGTCTGGTGTGGCAATTTTACAGCTATCGGCGACACATGGCGCTGAAGGCGGAACCCAACCGAGCACACTAcgcgctggcggagctgTCGCGACGGAATAAAGATTTTATCACCTTGAGCCAGAATGTCGATG GTCTCTCGCAGCGAGCGCACCATCCACCAGAACAGCTACATCTGCTCCACGGCTCGCTCTTCGATATCAAATGCACCTCCTTCTACTGCAACTACTCCCGGGATAACGACTTCACCGACCCCATCGTCCCGGCCCTGGCCATCCCATCCCAGACCGCGCACCCCGACCCCTCTACTATCGATAAGACCGGCGCAGAAGCATCCCAGTCGCTGCAGAATGCACTCTCCCAAAGCAGAGCAGGACACGAAGTCGATATCTCCGACCAGCGTAACCCCATCCCCGATTTAGCCCCGGCTGATCTCCCCCAGTGCCCGAAATGCAAGAACGGTCTGCTCCGGCCGGGAGTCGTTTGGTTTGGGGAGAGCTTACCCGCTGACACGCTGAGAGCGGTGGATAATTGGATGGAAGCTGGGCCCCCGGTCGATTTGATGCTGGTTATCGGCACGAGCTCGCGGGTCtggcctgctgctgggtATGTGGATGAGGCGCGGGACAAGGGTGCCCGTGTCGCGGTGATCAACATGGATCCCGACGATCTCCCTGGTAGGGGGTTGGATCATGGGGACTGGTTTTTCCAGGGAGATGCGGGTGTTATCGTGCCGGAGATTCTCAAAAGCGTGATTGGCGAGATTTGA
- a CDS encoding uncharacterized protein (ID:PFLUO_002761-T1.cds;~source:funannotate) yields MARESDAPKHPLTPRHSNDQPSAPRVQQPEFGKPSPLGQPQPRSNHLFNVPKSTQSRPEHHRPVSTSQPQYHNSQNAAPQGYRPVAPPGANPIPPVKRSEPWDPFKPVRPAEYTSQRPGIPPGATEIKRPQNVTWTTPHAARTIYTSQPIHPMMSNASKNLQKFIDLTKDDSFPTERPTNNASTFGAMDVHGYVDSAKANENIKALLEGAFEDEEEKEKARSSSKGKKKNNKKKTQKKKKKSSSEKKDESSDLDDLADQLQGVTVKDPKELNEKKADDAPTAKKTLEDDIEDKEAAEHEELDAEAEEDDDEEEEEDDDEDDATVEGLKVQLLPHQVEGVRWMCDKETGRRTTKGIFPKGGILADDMGLGKTVQAIALMLRNRRPNHEHSDKSNDDEDQPKLSAKVNKSTLVVAPLALIKQWESEIDAKVEKTHKLRVCVYHGTNRAKTSGSLDDYDVVITTYGTLTSESATSASDKAKKSGLFSVTWYRIILDEAHTIKNRNAKATQSACALDAEYRWCLTGTPLQNNLDELQSLIKFLRIKPFDDLAAWRDQISRPLANGRGGLAIQRLQVYLKAFMKRRTKDVLKLNANFKSEKSESGEEQKKSSSGFQITEREVIKVEAEFMPGELNFYQRLEQRTENSLDKMMGGSKLDYAGALVLLLRLRQSCNHPDLVKSDLAKDKDVLLQNGTQQSQGKQDDLDSVADLFGALSVVTKKCDVCQMELSPAETQNGTSRCSECEADLKTDFIGKAKKKHRSKKKKVHKHGKADSEAQPARSRKNRRVILDSDDEDEAEWIVPEDQRKAPNLGKAGGSDDENAEGGGEWLNSEDSETEDEVDSTTGKKIQPILLDSSEDESDSKDETDSEEDIYQDPGDGSNIHPSTKIRHLMRILNRESADHKSIVFSVFTSMLDKIEPFLKRANIGFARYDGSMRNDHRETSLNKLRNHSGTRVLLCSLRAGALGLNLTAASRVVILEPFWNPFVEEQAIDRVHRLNQTLDVKIYKMIIKGTVEERIVDLQERKRELANATLEGKSAAGKLTMRDMMALFGRDAEHSYNSRQDTLDFKQPTRLLSSADEPPAAAPSSSSLSDPSRDQRNRPYQQPHRPPARPEDLVYGRRW; encoded by the exons ATGGCGAGAGAAAGCGATGCGCCAAAACACCCTCTCACCCCGCGACACTCAAACGACCAGCCCTCGGCTCCCCGCGTACAGCAACCGGAGTTTGGAAAGCCATCTCCGCTCGGCCAGCCGCAGCCTCGGTCAAACCACCTCTTCAATGTCCCCAAATCAACCCAATCGCGCCCGGAACACCATCGGCCCGTGTCTACCTCACAGCCGCAATATCACAATTCTCAGAATGCCGCGCCTCAAGGCTATCGGCCAGTTGCCCCGCCCGGCGCCAATCCCATCCCGCCCGTGAAGCGCAGCGAACCTTGGGATCCGTTCAAGCCCGTCCGGCCAGCAGAATACACCAGCCAGAGACCAGGAATCCCTCCAGGTGCGACTGAAATCAAGCGTCCCCAGAACGTCACCTGGACTACCCCCCACGCCGCCAGAACTATCTACACGTCGCAGCCGATACACCCGATGATGTCCAACGCGTCGAAGAATCTCCAGAAGTTCATAGACTTGACCAAGGATGACAGCTTCCCGACCGAGAGACCGACCAATAATGCGTCTACTTTCGGTGCTATGGATGTGCATGGATACGTTGATTCGGCCAAGGCTAATGAGAACATCAAGGCTTTGCTTGAGGGTGCTtttgaggatgaggaggagaaggagaaggctcGTTCGAGCTCTAAgggcaagaaaaagaacaacaagaaaaagacccagaagaagaaaaaaaagagttcaagcgagaagaaggatgagTCCTCCGATCTTGATGATTTAGCCGATCAGCTCCAGGGAGTCACTGTCAAGGACCCAAAGGAACTGAACGAAAAGAAGGCTGATGATGCCCCAACCGCCAAGAAAACACTCGAAGACGATATCGAGGACAAAGAAGCCGCGGAACACGAGGAGCTCGATGCCgaagccgaggaagatgatgatgaggaggaagaagaggacgatgatgaggatgatgctACTGTCGAAGGGCTGAAAGTCCAGCTTCTACCTCACCAGGTTGAGGGCGTGAGATGGATGTGCGACAAAGAGACCGGCCGCAGAACAACCAAAGGCATTTTCCCCAAGGGTGGAATTCTCGCAGATGATATGGGACTGGGTAAGACTGTGCAAGCTATCGCCCTCATGCTCAGGAACCGCCGACCGAATCACGAACACAGCGATAAATCCAACGACGATGAAGACCAGCCGAAGCTATCTGCCAAAGTCAACAAAAGCACCTTGGTGGTGGCCCCGTTAGCCCTCATCAAGCAATGGGAATCTGAAATTGATGCCAAAGTGGAAAAGACCCACAAGCTCCGCGTCTGCGTCTATCATGGAACCAATCGCGCAAAGACTTCCGGATCTTTGGACGATTACGACGTGGTGATCACTACGTATGGCACTTTGACCTCGGAATCGGCCACATCAGCCTCGGACAAGGCAAAAAAATCCGGTCTCTTTTCCGTCACCTGGTACCGCATCATTCTCGACGAAGCGCATACGATCAAGAATCGCAATGCCAAGGCTACGCAATCGGCTTGCGCCTTGGACGCCGAGTACCGCTGGTGCTTGACTGGAACACCGTTACAGAACAACCTGGACGAGCTACAAAGTCTGATCAAATTCCTTCGCATCAAGCCCTTCGATGACTTGGCGGCCTGGCGGGATCAGATCAGCAGACCCCTAGCTAATGGACGCGGGGGTCTAGCCATCCAGCGCCTGCAGGTGTACCTGAAAGCCTTCATGAAGCGACGTACCAAGGACGTCCTAAAGCTCAACGCCAATTTCAAGTCTGAAAAATCGGAGTCTGGTGAAGAACAGAAGAAGTCCTCGAGTGGGTTTCAGATCACCGAACGTGAGGTCATTAAGGTCGAGGCTGAATTCATGCCCGGTGAATTGAACTTCTATCAGCGCCTGGAACAACGCACCGAGAACAGCCTCGACAAGATGATGGGCGGTTCCAAGCTCGACTATGCCGGTGCCTTGGTCTTGCTACTGCGTCTTCGCCAATCTTGCAATCATCCTGATTTGGTCAAGAGtgatctggccaaggatAAGGATGTTCTCCTCCAAAACGGAACCCAACAGAGTCAAGGAAAGCAAGACGATCTAGACTCTGTGGCCGATCTTTTTGGGGCTCTCAGTGTTGTCACCAAGAAGTGTGATGTGTGTCAGATGGAGCTCAGCCCGGCGGAAACCCAAAACGGCACTAGTCGGTGCAGCGAGTGCGAGGCTGATCTGAAGACAGACTTTATTGGCAAGGCCAAAAAGAAGCACaggtcgaagaagaagaaggtgcacAAGCATGGCAAAGCAGATTCTGAAGCCCAGCCTGCCCGCTCGCGGAAGAACCGCAGGGTCATTCTTGACAgtgatgacgaagatgaggctGAATGGATCGTTCCAGAGGACCAACGTAAGGCACCAAACCTCGGCAAGGCTGGGGGatcggacgacgagaacgccgaaggcggcggcgaatGGCTGAACTCTGAAGATTCAGAGACAGAGGATGAAGTTGATTCTACGactggcaagaagatccaaCCGATCCTTCTGGACAGCTCCGAGGATGAATCTGACTCCAAGGACGAGACCGACTCCGAGGAAGATATTTATCAAGACCCCGGAGATGGCAGCAACATACATCCGTCGACCAAGATCCGCCATCTGATGCGGATCCTCAACCGCGAGTCCGCCGACCACAAATCTATTGTCTTCTCCGTGTTCACCTCGATGCTCGACAAGATCGAGCCCTTCTTGAAACGAGCCAATATTGGATTCGCGCGGTACGACGGATCAATGCGAAATGACCACCGCGAGACCAGCCTGAACAAGCTGCGAAACCACAGCGGGACCCGCGTACTGCTCTGCAGCTTGCGTGCGGGCGCCCTCGGCCTTAACTTGACTGCAGCCAGTCGTGTTGTGATTCTGGAGCCCTTCTGGAACCCC TTCGTGGAAGAGCAAGCCATTGACCGCGTTCATCGCCTGAACCAAACACTAGACGTGAAAATCTACAAGATGATCATCAAGGGCACAGTCGAAGAGCGCATCGTCGATCTACAGGAGCGTAAGCGCGAGCTCGCCAATGCGACGCTCGAAGGCAAATCGGCCGCCGGCAAGCTGACCATGCGCGACATGATGGCACTCTTTGGCCGCGACGCCGAGCACAGCTATAATAGCAGACAGGACACGCTTGACTTCAAGCAACCGACTCGCTTGCTGAGCTCGGCGGACGAGCCCCCCGCTGCTgcaccatcatcgtcatcgctgtCTGATCCATCCCGCGATCAACGCAATCGTCCGTATCAGCAGCCGCACCGGCCTCCTGCAAGACCTGAGGATCTGGTTTATGGCCGGCGTTGgtga